One window of Quercus robur chromosome 5, dhQueRobu3.1, whole genome shotgun sequence genomic DNA carries:
- the LOC126726964 gene encoding early nodulin-like protein 2 produces MAGLKNIVAVALVMIVSVSLEGKWVEAQVHHVVGGDRGWDPATNLSSWCSGRIFRVGDKIWFTYSAGLESIVEVKQQDEYLSCDISNPIRMYTDGLDSISLDGEGIRYFVSSKPDSCKNGLKLHVEVLPQGTPDDFQKIAASESKASNGYVSALASGPTTPSGSAHLIGSSILLAFGFLCYAIGA; encoded by the exons ATGGCTGGGTTGAAGAATATTGTGGCTGTTGCTTTGGTTATGATCGTCTCTGTGAGCCTTGAAGGCAAATGGGTTGAAGCCCAAGTGCACCATGTGGTCGGCGGTGACCGTGGGTGGGACCCAGCTACCAATCTCTCTTCTTGGTGCTCCGGCAGAATCTTCAGGGTCGGAGACAAAATCT GGTTCACATACTCCGCAGGACTAGAGAGCATCGTTGAGGTGAAACAGCAGGATGAATACTTGTCGTGCGATATCAGCAATCCAATCAGAATGTACACGGACGGCTTGGATAGCATCTCATTGGACGGGGAAGGGATCCGCTACTTCGTGAGCAGCAAGCCAGACAGCTGCAAGAACGGCCTGAAGTTACACGTGGAGGTGCTGCCTCAGGGAACACCTGatgatttccaaaaaatagctGCATCAGAGTCTAAGGCCTCCAATGGCTATGTGTCGGCTCTTGCTTCTGGGCCCACAACTCCTTCCGGTTCGGCCCATCTCATTGGAAGCTCCATCCTCTTGGCATTTGGGTTCCTTTGCTATGCTATTGGTGCCTAG